One Methylophaga marina DNA window includes the following coding sequences:
- the ileS gene encoding isoleucine--tRNA ligase produces the protein MADYKQTLNLPATKFPMKAGLPNREPQMLEHWQTMNLYEKIREQAKGRPQFILHDGPPYANGDIHIGHAVNKILKDIIIKSKTLSGFDAPYVPGWDCHGLPIELNVEKKVGKPGVKVTAKEFRQACRDYAAKQVDGQREDFKRLGVLGEWDNPYLTMDYSFEADIIRTLGEIIKQGHLHKGVKPVHWCVDCGSALAEAEVEYEDKTSPAIDVRFQVIDQAAFEQAVGESGQGRVSLPIWTTTPWTLPANQAVSVNPEFTYVLLQAEGEQLVLAESLYEAALQRYGIEAEVVTRFKGEQLEGLQLQHPFYDRQVPVILGDHVTADAGTGAVHTAPGHGQDDFVVGQKYNLKVDNPVGGNGVFLPDTPIFAGQSVFKANPEVIALLKEKGALLAHIDIQHSYPHCWRHKTPIIFRATPQWFVSMDQNGLRQAAMKAIADTDWMPAWGQKRIENMVEGRPDWCISRQRTWGVPIPLFVHQQTGELHPDTEQLMETVAQKVEQEGIDAWFDLEPETLLGAEAADYEKVSDTLDVWFDSGVSHACVLARRDYLNRPADLYLEGSDQHRGWFQSSLLTSVATTGAAPYKAALTHGFTVDANGKKMSKSLGNTVSPQKVMNNLGADIIRLWVASADYSGEMTVSDEILKRTADSYRRIRNTARYLLSNLDDFDPATNMVAVNDLLPLDRWALDRAYHLQQDILAAYESYQFHVIYQKLHNFCANEMGSLYLDITKDRQYTMQTDSLGRRSSQTAMYLILEAMVRWIAPILSFTSDELWGYLPGEHNESVLLNLWSDALAPLDKETAFDLPFWNQVFNVREVVAKELENQRNAGNIKGGLTAEISLFVDDSLMALLSKLEDELKFVLITSKVSFHRLDDKAAEQAVSTSMPGILVAIKASEHKRCERCWHQVDSVGENGDHPELCSRCIDNIEGDGEQRQFA, from the coding sequence GTGGCTGACTACAAACAAACGCTAAATTTACCTGCGACCAAATTTCCAATGAAAGCTGGTTTGCCTAATCGTGAACCACAAATGCTGGAACATTGGCAAACAATGAACCTTTACGAAAAAATTCGTGAGCAAGCTAAAGGTAGACCACAGTTCATATTGCATGATGGTCCTCCTTACGCAAACGGTGATATTCATATCGGGCATGCGGTAAACAAGATTCTGAAAGATATTATTATCAAGTCGAAAACGCTGAGTGGTTTTGACGCGCCTTATGTTCCAGGCTGGGATTGTCATGGCTTACCTATCGAGCTGAATGTCGAGAAGAAAGTGGGTAAACCCGGTGTCAAAGTCACCGCAAAAGAATTCCGTCAAGCATGCCGTGACTACGCGGCGAAACAGGTTGATGGTCAGCGTGAAGACTTTAAACGTTTAGGCGTCTTGGGAGAATGGGATAACCCATATCTCACTATGGATTACAGCTTTGAAGCTGACATTATTCGTACTCTGGGTGAAATCATCAAACAAGGTCACCTGCATAAAGGGGTGAAACCTGTTCACTGGTGTGTGGATTGTGGTTCGGCGTTAGCTGAAGCAGAAGTCGAGTATGAAGATAAAACATCGCCAGCAATTGATGTACGCTTTCAGGTCATTGACCAGGCTGCTTTTGAGCAAGCCGTCGGGGAGTCAGGGCAGGGTAGGGTCAGCTTACCTATCTGGACGACAACACCTTGGACGCTGCCTGCGAACCAAGCCGTGTCTGTTAACCCTGAATTTACTTACGTACTTTTGCAAGCCGAAGGTGAGCAATTAGTACTGGCTGAGTCTTTGTACGAAGCGGCGCTTCAGCGCTATGGAATTGAAGCTGAAGTTGTTACACGTTTTAAAGGTGAACAACTGGAAGGTCTGCAATTACAGCACCCATTTTATGATCGCCAAGTGCCGGTTATTCTGGGTGATCATGTGACAGCGGATGCAGGTACAGGTGCTGTGCATACTGCGCCAGGCCATGGTCAGGATGACTTTGTTGTTGGTCAGAAATACAACTTAAAAGTTGATAACCCTGTTGGCGGCAATGGTGTGTTTTTACCTGATACGCCAATTTTTGCAGGCCAATCTGTATTTAAAGCGAATCCAGAAGTTATTGCCCTTTTAAAAGAGAAAGGCGCTTTGTTGGCACATATTGACATTCAGCATAGCTATCCGCATTGCTGGCGTCATAAAACACCGATTATTTTCCGTGCCACGCCACAGTGGTTTGTCAGTATGGACCAGAATGGTTTACGACAAGCCGCCATGAAAGCGATTGCTGATACCGATTGGATGCCAGCCTGGGGACAAAAACGCATTGAAAATATGGTGGAAGGTCGCCCAGATTGGTGTATTTCTCGTCAGCGCACTTGGGGTGTGCCTATTCCATTATTTGTGCATCAGCAAACAGGGGAATTACACCCTGATACTGAACAGTTGATGGAAACGGTGGCTCAAAAAGTAGAGCAAGAAGGTATTGATGCCTGGTTTGATTTGGAGCCAGAAACCTTACTGGGAGCAGAGGCTGCTGACTACGAAAAGGTCAGTGATACCTTGGATGTCTGGTTTGATTCCGGTGTGTCTCATGCGTGTGTTTTAGCTCGCCGTGATTACCTAAACCGTCCTGCTGATTTATACCTGGAAGGCAGCGATCAACATCGTGGTTGGTTCCAATCTTCATTGTTGACCTCTGTGGCAACAACCGGTGCAGCGCCTTATAAAGCGGCATTGACCCATGGCTTCACTGTCGATGCTAATGGTAAAAAAATGTCTAAATCATTGGGGAATACGGTTTCTCCGCAGAAAGTGATGAACAATCTCGGTGCGGATATTATTCGTCTGTGGGTCGCTTCAGCTGATTACAGTGGTGAAATGACCGTATCAGATGAAATACTGAAACGCACAGCTGACTCATATCGACGTATTCGTAACACCGCTCGCTACTTATTATCGAACCTTGATGATTTTGACCCCGCAACAAATATGGTGGCCGTGAATGATTTACTACCATTAGATAGATGGGCATTAGATCGTGCATATCATTTACAACAAGACATTCTTGCTGCTTATGAGAGCTATCAGTTCCATGTGATTTATCAAAAGCTTCATAATTTCTGTGCGAATGAGATGGGTAGTTTGTATCTGGATATTACTAAAGATCGCCAGTACACCATGCAGACAGATAGCTTAGGTCGACGCTCATCTCAAACGGCTATGTATCTTATCCTGGAAGCGATGGTTCGCTGGATCGCCCCGATTTTAAGTTTTACATCTGATGAATTATGGGGATATCTGCCTGGCGAGCATAATGAGTCTGTATTACTTAATCTTTGGAGTGATGCATTAGCACCATTAGATAAGGAAACAGCGTTTGATCTGCCATTTTGGAATCAAGTATTCAATGTCAGAGAAGTCGTCGCCAAAGAGCTTGAGAACCAGCGTAACGCCGGTAACATCAAAGGTGGTCTAACGGCTGAAATTAGTTTGTTCGTTGATGACAGTCTTATGGCGTTATTGAGCAAGCTAGAGGATGAATTAAAGTTTGTATTGATTACATCCAAAGTCAGTTTTCACCGTTTAGATGATAAAGCAGCCGAGCAAGCAGTCTCGACGAGTATGCCTGGGATTTTGGTGGCTATTAAAGCGTCTGAACACAAACGTTGTGAACGTTGCTGGCATCAGGTGGATTCTGTTGGGGAAAATGGTGACCATCCTGAACTATGTAGTCGTTGTATTGATAATATCGAAGGAGACGGTGAACAAAGACAGTTCGCCTAG
- a CDS encoding DUF3579 domain-containing protein: MSISEKVIIRGITLDGGKFRPSDWAERLCGAVASYGPGRRIIFHPNVRLATLDGIKCVVVDASLESTDEMLFEFLMDFAKDNKLQIDRTTNFPPEPN, encoded by the coding sequence ATGTCCATATCAGAAAAGGTGATCATCCGCGGGATTACTCTGGACGGAGGAAAGTTTCGTCCAAGTGATTGGGCCGAACGCTTATGCGGAGCAGTTGCCTCGTATGGTCCTGGGCGTCGCATCATCTTTCACCCTAATGTCAGGCTAGCGACACTTGATGGAATCAAATGTGTGGTTGTAGATGCCTCATTGGAAAGTACAGATGAAATGCTGTTCGAGTTTTTGATGGATTTTGCTAAAGACAATAAGCTGCAGATTGATCGCACAACCAATTTTCCACCTGAGCCAAATTAG
- a CDS encoding CBS domain-containing protein, with the protein MKVRSITKNKGKPVIGLSPTDSLNKAVAMLMEHRIGSLIITEPTGAMVGILSERDILKILDTHPEQWSQMVVSDAMTPNPYTCEPDNTLEEVMNKMVEHNIRHLPVVYKGKLEGMLSITDIVEELLKKAKFENKLLKNYIQNWPDAEQEI; encoded by the coding sequence ATGAAAGTCAGATCGATTACCAAAAATAAAGGTAAACCTGTCATTGGCTTATCGCCAACAGATAGCTTGAATAAAGCGGTGGCGATGTTAATGGAGCACCGAATCGGTTCATTAATCATCACTGAGCCAACAGGTGCGATGGTGGGCATTTTATCTGAGCGGGACATTCTTAAAATACTGGACACTCATCCAGAACAATGGAGTCAGATGGTGGTGAGTGATGCCATGACCCCAAATCCCTATACCTGCGAGCCGGATAATACGCTTGAAGAAGTCATGAATAAAATGGTGGAGCATAATATTCGTCACTTGCCAGTGGTATACAAAGGCAAACTGGAAGGGATGTTATCTATCACTGATATTGTGGAAGAGTTGCTGAAAAAAGCGAAGTTCGAGAATAAGCTTTTAAAAAATTATATCCAGAACTGGCCGGATGCCGAACAGGAAATCTAA
- a CDS encoding TonB-dependent siderophore receptor, with the protein MATALNQFGRQAGILLSFSPELTAAYKTSGLKGNYPINEGLQTLLRGTPLSVVQQSETSYRLTKSNDKSADLPVVTVTGQQTSFSAYDPIESYNAERSASATKTNASIIDIPQSISVVTQKQLVNRGVKTVAQALQYTPSLSVPFGYDTRYDWFSLRGFDAKSQVYRDGLLIPTSTYGLPRADSYALERVEVIRGPSSVTYGQAQPGGLVNLVSKRPTEDTLRELRLSAGSDDFFELAGDFSGKVDDEGKLLYRLAFVGNDANSEVDYNDAKRKMVAPSLTWNISDDTQLTVLAVEQHDEQTYSFNSHFSPALLKTFSDFNGGAKVYDREFGFFDGEEDFNNFDRDYRSVGYEFSHAFNDTWSFRQNTRYDEVDLDFKALGISQNVFATDLTRGIQGREASRKKEELNAFAIDNQLLAHFDTGKVSHDLLIGLDWRYSDKAEKNFTGTATAINYLNPEYGSTVGNLSLSSDKDIYSRQTGLYIQDQLAYKNWRLLIGGRYDWVKNDVDVNFPNNANDADKSAEDFSGRVGLVYKFDNGLSPYVSYSESFNLVASTDAEGNLFDPEKAKQYELGVKYEPRNMDGFISLAAFDLTKDDYVITEYDLSGTNNISRQVGEVNSTGIEIEAGLELTQQLKLSAAYSYVDARITKSPNSWEKDSLIPNQPRQTASLWLDYTKTSGVLKGLGMGAGLRYIGESTYIGRDNLSPLSGNQSVDIETGGYTLTDASIRYDFDDVRLALNVSNLFDREYTTTCTDLVCYFGDGRRVIASATYNW; encoded by the coding sequence TTGGCCACGGCTCTGAATCAGTTTGGACGACAAGCTGGCATATTACTCAGCTTTTCACCTGAGCTCACGGCAGCTTATAAAACCTCAGGACTGAAAGGTAACTATCCGATTAATGAAGGACTGCAAACCTTATTGCGAGGTACGCCTCTGTCCGTCGTTCAACAATCAGAAACCAGTTATCGGCTGACTAAAAGCAATGATAAATCAGCCGATTTACCCGTCGTGACTGTCACTGGACAGCAAACTTCATTTTCAGCGTATGACCCGATAGAAAGTTACAATGCGGAGAGGAGCGCTAGTGCGACAAAAACGAATGCATCCATTATTGATATCCCACAGTCCATCTCGGTGGTCACACAGAAGCAGTTAGTTAATCGCGGTGTGAAAACCGTGGCACAAGCCTTGCAATATACGCCAAGCTTGAGTGTGCCATTTGGTTATGACACGCGTTACGACTGGTTTAGCTTGCGTGGGTTTGATGCTAAATCGCAGGTATATCGTGATGGTCTTTTAATACCAACGAGTACCTATGGCTTGCCGAGAGCAGATAGCTACGCACTGGAGCGGGTTGAAGTCATTCGTGGCCCGAGTTCTGTCACTTATGGGCAAGCGCAACCGGGTGGTTTGGTTAACTTAGTTAGCAAGCGGCCTACAGAAGACACCTTACGAGAGTTACGTCTATCAGCCGGCAGCGATGACTTTTTTGAGTTAGCGGGGGATTTTAGTGGCAAGGTTGATGATGAAGGTAAGCTTCTTTATCGACTGGCCTTTGTCGGAAATGATGCTAATTCTGAAGTCGATTATAACGATGCCAAACGCAAGATGGTGGCACCTTCATTAACCTGGAATATCAGTGATGACACACAACTAACCGTATTGGCTGTTGAGCAGCACGATGAACAAACTTATAGCTTTAATAGCCATTTCTCACCAGCATTATTGAAAACATTTAGTGATTTTAATGGTGGGGCGAAGGTGTACGACCGTGAATTTGGTTTTTTCGATGGCGAGGAAGATTTTAATAATTTTGATCGCGATTATCGATCGGTCGGGTATGAGTTTTCGCATGCATTTAATGACACTTGGTCATTCAGACAAAACACACGTTATGACGAAGTCGATTTGGATTTCAAAGCGCTTGGTATCAGTCAAAATGTATTTGCAACCGACTTAACAAGAGGAATACAGGGAAGAGAGGCATCCCGTAAGAAGGAAGAGTTAAATGCTTTTGCCATTGATAATCAGTTATTAGCTCATTTCGACACTGGAAAGGTGTCTCACGACTTACTCATTGGTCTTGATTGGCGTTATTCCGATAAAGCAGAAAAGAACTTCACTGGAACAGCCACAGCCATTAATTATCTAAATCCAGAGTATGGCTCAACTGTTGGTAATTTGTCTCTTAGTAGCGATAAGGATATCTATTCACGTCAAACCGGGCTATATATTCAAGATCAACTCGCTTATAAAAATTGGCGTTTACTGATCGGTGGACGATATGACTGGGTCAAGAATGATGTTGATGTAAATTTCCCAAACAATGCAAATGATGCAGATAAGTCTGCGGAAGATTTTTCGGGGCGGGTTGGTCTAGTATATAAATTTGATAATGGTCTTTCACCTTATGTCAGTTATAGCGAATCATTTAACTTAGTAGCCAGCACTGATGCGGAAGGTAATTTATTTGACCCAGAAAAAGCCAAGCAATATGAACTGGGTGTGAAGTATGAACCTCGAAATATGGATGGTTTTATTAGTCTAGCGGCTTTTGACTTAACCAAAGATGATTATGTGATAACTGAATATGATCTTTCTGGAACCAATAATATTTCTCGACAGGTCGGGGAAGTGAACTCTACCGGTATAGAGATAGAAGCTGGTTTAGAGTTAACACAACAGCTTAAGCTCTCAGCAGCTTACAGCTACGTGGACGCACGTATCACTAAAAGTCCTAATAGCTGGGAAAAAGATAGTTTGATTCCAAACCAACCGCGTCAGACTGCGAGTTTATGGCTGGATTACACAAAAACAAGTGGTGTGTTAAAAGGCTTGGGAATGGGTGCCGGCTTACGATATATCGGAGAAAGCACTTATATTGGTAGAGATAATTTGAGCCCACTCAGCGGTAATCAAAGCGTCGATATTGAAACTGGTGGTTACACATTAACGGATGCCAGTATCCGCTATGACTTCGATGATGTCAGACTGGCGCTGAATGTCAGTAATTTATTTGATCGTGAATACACAACAACCTGTACCGACTTAGTCTGCTACTTTGGTGATGGCCGTCGCGTAATAGCTTCAGCGACCTACAACTGGTAG
- a CDS encoding FecR domain-containing protein, producing the protein MSDAIQLEQKIALEAIEWYLALSEQTDDKLLYQQWQAWLAADPQHQLAWSRIEQVNNELNTLPTPLSRAIAEKTLFKTDKSRRHVLRSLAGIAVMSGGSWVYFKNETLLLPLLADYRTGIGETRSVTLSDGTQVDMNANSAFSIAYSENQRHLTLISGDIMITTAKDTRPFLLKTDWADLKPVGTRFYVRQRDNTALLAVYEGAVDFIRGNHLPLLRVKAGQQLSFNATELGSVMSAQESMLAWQQYMLVADNMPLTEVVAELQNYHHGWLRCDPSIAERRVSGTYPLNNIEQVLKALAATLQLELVYRTRYWITLKPQQKI; encoded by the coding sequence ATGTCAGACGCAATACAGCTTGAACAAAAAATCGCATTAGAGGCTATTGAGTGGTATCTGGCGTTATCCGAACAAACGGACGACAAGCTCTTGTATCAGCAATGGCAGGCGTGGTTGGCGGCCGATCCTCAGCATCAATTAGCTTGGTCAAGAATTGAACAAGTCAATAATGAACTCAATACCTTACCTACGCCATTATCACGCGCTATTGCGGAAAAAACGCTGTTCAAAACAGATAAAAGTCGGCGACATGTCTTACGTTCTTTGGCTGGTATAGCGGTTATGAGTGGTGGCAGCTGGGTTTATTTTAAGAATGAGACTCTCTTGCTCCCATTACTGGCTGATTACCGGACTGGCATTGGTGAAACCCGTTCGGTGACACTCTCTGATGGCACCCAAGTGGACATGAATGCCAATAGTGCCTTTTCTATTGCGTATTCAGAAAACCAACGACACCTGACCTTAATCAGCGGTGACATTATGATCACTACCGCGAAAGATACCAGACCTTTTTTATTGAAAACGGACTGGGCTGATCTCAAGCCAGTAGGCACGCGTTTTTATGTCAGGCAGCGAGACAACACGGCATTGTTGGCTGTTTATGAAGGTGCTGTCGATTTTATCCGGGGAAACCATCTGCCACTGTTAAGAGTAAAGGCCGGGCAGCAGCTTAGTTTCAATGCCACTGAGCTGGGAAGCGTTATGTCCGCACAGGAAAGCATGCTGGCTTGGCAACAATATATGTTAGTGGCTGATAACATGCCTCTAACTGAGGTAGTGGCTGAGTTACAAAATTATCATCATGGCTGGTTACGCTGTGACCCTTCAATAGCGGAGCGTCGGGTGTCTGGTACTTACCCTCTAAATAATATAGAGCAAGTTCTAAAGGCTTTAGCGGCAACACTTCAGCTTGAGTTAGTGTATAGAACACGCTATTGGATTACACTCAAACCACAGCAGAAAATTTAA
- a CDS encoding sigma-70 family RNA polymerase sigma factor, giving the protein MSVFQESEQQTISNLYRQHHTWLFRWLRGKVESTESAADISHDIFVTLLAREEQLLLTEPRAFLTTLAKRSVANHWRRQQVEKAYLEAITDMPESLQPSEEERAIIVETIVDINRRLQGLPLDVKRAFLYAQLDGMKQQEIAEKLAVSVSTVKRYLTRAAAQCYFAITVK; this is encoded by the coding sequence ATGTCCGTTTTTCAGGAGTCAGAGCAACAAACGATATCTAATCTCTATCGTCAACATCATACTTGGCTGTTTCGGTGGTTACGCGGCAAAGTGGAATCTACCGAGTCTGCGGCGGACATTTCCCATGATATTTTTGTCACATTACTGGCGCGCGAAGAGCAACTCTTACTCACAGAACCACGCGCCTTTTTGACAACATTGGCAAAGCGAAGTGTGGCTAATCACTGGCGACGTCAACAAGTAGAAAAAGCGTATTTGGAAGCCATTACCGATATGCCTGAAAGTCTCCAACCATCAGAAGAAGAACGCGCCATCATTGTCGAAACCATAGTGGATATAAACCGGCGTTTGCAGGGCTTACCGTTGGATGTAAAGCGCGCTTTCCTCTATGCGCAATTGGATGGCATGAAGCAACAGGAAATAGCTGAAAAATTAGCGGTGTCGGTGTCCACTGTTAAGCGATACTTAACTCGGGCAGCAGCGCAATGTTATTTTGCAATCACCGTCAAATAA
- a CDS encoding peptide chain release factor 3, with product MSSPVQKAASKRRTFAIISHPDAGKTTITEKLLYFSGMIQSAGSVKSRKTDKHATSDWMEMEKERGISVTSSVMQFPWRDEIVNLLDTPGHADFSEDTYRTLTAVDSALMVIDSAKGVEERTIKLMEVCRLRDTPILTFINKLDREGREPVELLDEIETILNIGCAPITWPIGMGKGFKGIYHLLDDNVHLFEAHAKEAGEVIEGLDNPRLDELFGGLAEDLRMEIELVRGASNEFDLELFLAGELSPVFFGSAMNNFGITELLDSFVKYAPPPQSRETKTRVVESGEENFSGFVFKIQANMDPKHRDRIAFLRVCSGKYTKGMKLHQTRIGKDVTIANAVTFMAAEREQAEEAYPGDILGMHNHGTIQIGDTFTQGEDLQFTGIPYFAPELFRRVRLKDPLKNKALLKGLQQLSEEGATQLFRPLDNNDLILGAVGVLQFDVVVHRLKGEYNVECAYEAVQVYTARWVYCDDVRKLEEFKKKASQNLALDGAGNLTYIAPTRVNLDLTMERWPDIDFRSTREHL from the coding sequence ATGTCTAGCCCAGTCCAAAAAGCGGCTTCAAAGCGCCGCACTTTTGCGATTATTTCGCATCCTGATGCCGGTAAAACGACCATCACTGAAAAACTCCTCTATTTCAGTGGCATGATCCAATCCGCGGGCAGTGTTAAATCTCGCAAGACTGATAAACATGCCACATCTGACTGGATGGAAATGGAGAAGGAGCGGGGCATTTCTGTCACCTCATCAGTGATGCAGTTTCCATGGCGTGATGAGATTGTGAATCTGCTTGATACACCGGGCCATGCTGATTTCTCGGAAGATACTTATCGCACATTGACCGCTGTGGATTCAGCCTTAATGGTAATTGATAGTGCCAAAGGTGTTGAAGAACGGACTATTAAGTTGATGGAAGTCTGTCGTCTGCGTGATACGCCGATTCTGACCTTTATTAACAAATTAGATAGGGAAGGTCGTGAGCCTGTTGAATTGTTGGATGAAATCGAAACGATTCTAAATATAGGCTGTGCGCCGATCACATGGCCTATTGGCATGGGTAAAGGCTTCAAGGGGATTTATCACTTATTAGATGATAATGTTCATTTGTTCGAAGCGCATGCCAAAGAAGCGGGTGAAGTCATAGAAGGGCTTGATAACCCTCGCTTAGATGAGCTATTCGGTGGGCTGGCGGAAGACTTACGCATGGAGATTGAGCTGGTGCGTGGTGCTAGTAATGAATTTGACTTGGAGCTGTTTTTAGCTGGCGAGTTGTCACCTGTGTTTTTTGGCTCAGCGATGAATAACTTTGGTATTACAGAGTTATTGGATTCCTTTGTGAAATATGCGCCACCGCCACAATCTCGTGAGACAAAAACACGCGTTGTTGAGTCTGGTGAAGAGAACTTTAGTGGCTTTGTATTTAAGATTCAGGCGAATATGGATCCAAAGCATCGTGACCGAATTGCTTTTTTACGCGTGTGTTCAGGTAAATACACAAAAGGTATGAAGTTGCATCAGACTCGTATTGGTAAAGATGTGACTATCGCGAACGCCGTGACATTTATGGCGGCGGAACGCGAACAAGCCGAGGAAGCTTATCCTGGTGATATTTTGGGTATGCACAATCATGGCACGATTCAGATTGGCGATACATTTACTCAGGGTGAAGATCTTCAGTTCACCGGCATTCCTTATTTCGCACCAGAGTTATTTCGTCGTGTCAGATTGAAAGATCCGCTTAAAAATAAAGCCTTATTGAAAGGCTTGCAGCAATTGAGTGAGGAAGGGGCAACACAGTTATTCCGCCCACTTGATAATAATGATCTCATTCTGGGTGCGGTGGGTGTGCTTCAGTTTGACGTGGTGGTTCATCGTTTGAAAGGTGAATATAACGTGGAATGTGCTTATGAAGCGGTTCAGGTATACACCGCCCGCTGGGTCTATTGTGATGATGTCCGTAAACTGGAAGAGTTTAAAAAGAAAGCGTCGCAAAACCTGGCATTGGATGGTGCCGGAAACCTGACTTATATTGCACCAACGCGGGTGAATCTTGACCTGACGATGGAACGCTGGCCAGATATCGATTTCCGTTCCACACGCGAACATCTCTGA
- a CDS encoding sigma-70 family RNA polymerase sigma factor, with protein sequence MKHTSSQQHASKQIEMLYIHNQQWLRSWLYKQLGCNHLAADLLHDTFERLLKRVKNDVIEDSDAYLKTVARHLLTDHWRKKNIETAYQQCVSELEPDLAPSAEEQVEHLELLIQVDNRLRQLKTDVRQTFIAVQLEGLNYADTANRLAISISTVKRHLKQAMLCCCFNLSV encoded by the coding sequence ATGAAACATACTAGTTCGCAACAACACGCTTCTAAGCAGATTGAAATGTTGTATATCCATAATCAACAGTGGCTGCGAAGTTGGCTGTATAAACAATTGGGTTGCAACCACCTGGCTGCTGACTTACTACACGATACCTTTGAGCGCTTGTTAAAACGGGTAAAAAACGATGTTATTGAAGATAGTGATGCTTATTTAAAAACGGTTGCTCGCCACCTATTGACCGATCATTGGCGTAAAAAGAACATTGAAACGGCTTATCAGCAATGCGTTAGCGAACTTGAGCCAGATTTAGCGCCATCAGCTGAAGAGCAAGTGGAGCATTTAGAGTTATTAATTCAGGTGGATAACCGACTAAGACAACTGAAAACAGATGTTCGTCAAACATTTATCGCCGTTCAGCTGGAAGGCTTAAATTATGCCGACACAGCCAATAGACTCGCTATATCGATCAGCACCGTGAAGCGGCATTTGAAGCAAGCCATGTTGTGTTGTTGTTTTAATTTGTCAGTATAA
- a CDS encoding FecR family protein encodes MRSLHESTIPLTIAEEAADWWLELQNSDNQTLTQQRISSWRQQSSVHDEAWQKIAAFDMMLNDINAPQRRPISQHVLSQPSPGPRRQLLKSLFGLAVIGSTPWFIGSPVTHQQYKTLATKVGEHRSWTLANGVEVHLNTDTIVEIDETDTLMTLLLKQGEIAIITHAEQHPQQLLKVTTAIGDITPIGTHFVVRQHPEQIQVTLFEGQVNVSDKHSLRSWTLQENQAMTLTASGEVSMFKANTQTLAWQTGMLIVSDMPLNSFVSELSRYHHAFIRYEPQIANLRVSGSYPTDDLAAVMNAVSRALNLEYTKRFGVWFHLSEKK; translated from the coding sequence ATGCGATCACTCCACGAAAGTACAATCCCACTCACCATTGCAGAAGAAGCGGCCGATTGGTGGTTGGAGCTACAAAATTCTGATAATCAGACTTTAACTCAACAACGCATTAGTTCATGGCGACAGCAATCATCGGTTCATGATGAAGCCTGGCAGAAGATTGCTGCTTTTGACATGATGCTTAATGATATTAACGCGCCACAGCGTCGTCCAATCAGCCAACACGTTCTCAGTCAGCCATCTCCCGGACCTCGCCGACAGTTGCTTAAATCTCTATTTGGTCTTGCGGTGATTGGCTCAACCCCATGGTTTATCGGTTCACCTGTCACCCATCAACAATATAAGACACTCGCCACCAAAGTAGGTGAGCACCGTAGCTGGACATTGGCAAATGGTGTTGAAGTCCACCTCAATACTGACACTATCGTTGAGATAGACGAAACGGATACATTGATGACTCTCCTACTCAAACAAGGGGAAATAGCGATCATCACCCATGCCGAACAGCACCCTCAACAACTGCTGAAAGTGACAACAGCTATTGGAGATATCACACCGATAGGCACCCACTTTGTCGTCAGACAACACCCTGAACAGATTCAAGTCACACTATTTGAAGGCCAAGTAAACGTTTCCGATAAGCACTCTCTGAGATCATGGACACTTCAGGAAAACCAGGCAATGACATTGACTGCGTCAGGAGAAGTGTCGATGTTCAAGGCCAATACACAAACGCTTGCCTGGCAAACAGGCATGTTAATCGTGTCTGATATGCCTTTGAACAGCTTTGTCTCTGAACTCAGCCGATACCACCATGCCTTTATCCGCTATGAACCACAGATTGCTAATTTGAGAGTCTCAGGCTCATACCCAACCGACGATTTAGCAGCGGTTATGAATGCTGTTAGTAGAGCACTCAACCTAGAGTACACAAAACGTTTTGGCGTCTGGTTTCATTTATCTGAAAAAAAATGA